A stretch of the Actinomyces qiguomingii genome encodes the following:
- a CDS encoding ImmA/IrrE family metallo-endopeptidase yields the protein MRPTMDTLLAAADKQQVFVRWLNMPEGWRGAYHLPSRTIYLRKGMDECATVPTLMHELAHASRGDDGHQTRPVEARIDRQVACRLITSGAYRDAEALVGPHPGALAVELDVPRWVVVAYRETLRRHKIVA from the coding sequence GTGAGACCAACGATGGACACCCTGCTCGCCGCCGCTGACAAGCAGCAGGTGTTCGTGCGGTGGCTGAACATGCCGGAGGGGTGGCGCGGCGCCTACCATCTCCCGTCACGGACCATCTACCTGCGCAAGGGCATGGACGAGTGCGCAACCGTGCCCACCCTCATGCACGAGCTGGCCCATGCCTCCCGTGGGGATGACGGCCACCAGACCCGCCCCGTGGAGGCCCGCATAGACCGCCAGGTGGCCTGCCGTCTTATCACCTCCGGCGCCTACCGAGATGCCGAGGCCCTGGTGGGTCCGCACCCGGGGGCTCTGGCCGTCGAGCTCGACGTGCCCAGATGGGTCGTGGTCGCCTACCGCGAGACACTGCGCCGTCACAAGATCGTTGCCTAG
- a CDS encoding DUF433 domain-containing protein has translation MAFPLNLTSVLTGVTPSQLRSWRDKGLLVPEVKPKRPPLYSLRDLIALRSIARLRNEISLQKISAAFENLDVLDMAEHPSAYRFGTDGTTIFVEAPDDQGVYDILKCPGQKDMFTFEQLAEAFENFRGDKVVDLRRPAEHIEVDFGRMGGWPTIASTRIPYDTIAQVIDGEEITVDNISDYYPAVTAEAAADAVAFDAKVRSVA, from the coding sequence ATGGCGTTTCCACTCAACCTCACGTCCGTACTGACAGGCGTGACCCCGAGCCAGCTGAGGAGCTGGCGTGACAAGGGGTTGCTCGTGCCCGAGGTGAAGCCCAAGCGGCCGCCCTTGTACTCCCTGCGAGACCTGATCGCCCTGCGCTCCATCGCCCGCCTGCGCAACGAGATCTCCCTACAGAAGATCTCCGCCGCCTTCGAGAACCTCGATGTGCTGGACATGGCCGAGCACCCGTCTGCCTACCGGTTCGGCACCGACGGCACCACGATCTTCGTCGAAGCTCCAGATGACCAGGGCGTCTACGACATCCTCAAGTGCCCGGGGCAGAAGGACATGTTCACCTTCGAGCAGCTCGCCGAAGCATTTGAGAACTTCCGCGGCGACAAGGTCGTCGACCTCCGCCGCCCGGCTGAGCACATCGAGGTCGACTTCGGGCGGATGGGAGGCTGGCCGACAATCGCCAGCACCCGCATCCCCTACGACACGATCGCCCAGGTCATCGACGGCGAGGAGATCACCGTCGACAACATCAGCGACTACTACCCGGCCGTCACCGCCGAGGCCGCCGCCGACGCCGTCGCCTTCGACGCCAAGGTCAGGAGCGTCGCGTGA
- a CDS encoding helix-turn-helix domain-containing protein has protein sequence MGSRSIEQHPADVRVSEALGGALEDSGMSLRELSRRSGVRLTRLGDVLRRGRAMTVGELEAIAGTLGLDPVEVLREAQERARERERAQVVQLGERRPDWPEELPPEWELAAQIQPGADEELAETTGWRDDLGEESQDIPYEED, from the coding sequence ATGGGTAGCAGGTCGATTGAGCAGCACCCGGCCGATGTGAGGGTGTCTGAGGCGCTCGGAGGCGCACTGGAAGACAGCGGGATGAGCTTGCGTGAGCTCTCGCGCAGGTCTGGTGTGCGGCTTACTCGTCTCGGCGACGTGCTCCGCCGTGGTCGAGCGATGACAGTAGGCGAGCTGGAAGCCATCGCGGGAACGCTCGGCCTTGATCCGGTGGAAGTGCTGCGCGAGGCGCAGGAGAGAGCCCGCGAGCGCGAGCGTGCCCAGGTCGTGCAGCTGGGGGAGCGTCGTCCTGATTGGCCGGAGGAGCTGCCGCCGGAGTGGGAGCTGGCAGCGCAGATCCAGCCCGGGGCGGATGAGGAGCTGGCGGAGACGACCGGCTGGCGTGACGACCTTGGTGAGGAGTCCCAGGACATCCCCTACGAGGAGGACTGA
- a CDS encoding helix-turn-helix domain-containing protein codes for MMSVASEIRAEMARRGITGTALADEVSLKRPYLSLRLNEHADLKVGELVAIGDALGVPGWELLRRSRRPQSVAASGPSPAVEAQGIAAVERVGAALAGVPAEALLAHEQACDSCWSLEDAARHLSGDEDPATHRSSDEEVA; via the coding sequence ATGATGTCGGTCGCGTCCGAGATCCGAGCCGAGATGGCGCGCCGTGGCATCACGGGGACCGCGCTCGCGGACGAAGTGTCGCTTAAACGCCCGTACCTGTCCCTGCGGCTGAACGAGCATGCCGACCTCAAGGTCGGCGAGCTCGTGGCTATCGGTGATGCCCTCGGCGTGCCTGGATGGGAACTACTGCGGCGCAGCAGGCGTCCGCAATCCGTGGCCGCCTCCGGCCCGTCCCCCGCCGTCGAGGCGCAAGGCATCGCCGCGGTCGAGCGTGTGGGTGCTGCGCTCGCGGGTGTGCCGGCGGAGGCTCTGCTGGCCCACGAGCAGGCGTGCGATTCGTGCTGGTCTTTGGAGGATGCGGCCCGGCACCTGTCCGGTGACGAGGACCCGGCCACGCACCGCTCCTCCGACGAGGAGGTGGCGTGA
- a CDS encoding helix-turn-helix domain-containing protein, producing the protein MSEVLEPDLTTVQVAQVLGCSRQRVTELCSSGVLPAYQLSERGPWRVRRADLDAYRQARVEAAAAAAEARRAAAARQEDIDAVTDMVRSGRLAVPARLASSSRRRRRRLYAI; encoded by the coding sequence GTGAGTGAGGTTCTGGAGCCGGATCTGACGACGGTGCAGGTCGCCCAGGTGCTCGGTTGCTCGCGGCAGCGGGTGACGGAGCTGTGTTCGTCGGGCGTGCTGCCGGCCTATCAGCTGAGTGAGCGGGGGCCGTGGCGTGTGCGTCGTGCGGATCTGGATGCCTACAGGCAGGCCCGCGTGGAGGCGGCTGCTGCGGCTGCTGAGGCCCGTCGTGCTGCTGCTGCGAGGCAGGAGGACATCGACGCGGTCACTGACATGGTTCGGTCTGGTCGCCTCGCTGTGCCCGCGCGTCTGGCGTCTTCGTCTCGCCGTCGCCGGCGACGCCTTTACGCCATCTGA
- a CDS encoding DUF4326 domain-containing protein, which yields MSPRRFQRRRKAGWRMPDGAVYVGRPTRWGSPFAVGGEYRVVSEPGAAALLGVPGRSEAVLRPQTRREAVSAYLAWVRWDLVLLPAETAPVSPLTSMIVEALAGRDLACWCPLDEPCHADVLLALAAGISPRDIDLSRITPAECEAVTP from the coding sequence ATGAGCCCCCGGCGGTTTCAGCGGCGGCGCAAGGCGGGGTGGCGGATGCCCGACGGGGCGGTCTACGTCGGGCGCCCCACCCGGTGGGGTAGCCCGTTCGCCGTCGGCGGCGAGTACCGAGTGGTCTCCGAGCCTGGAGCGGCTGCTCTGCTGGGCGTGCCGGGGCGGAGTGAGGCCGTGCTCCGGCCGCAGACCAGGCGGGAGGCGGTGTCGGCGTACCTGGCGTGGGTGCGCTGGGACCTGGTGCTGCTGCCGGCCGAGACCGCCCCTGTATCTCCTCTCACCAGCATGATCGTGGAGGCCCTGGCGGGCCGTGATCTGGCGTGCTGGTGCCCGCTGGACGAGCCCTGCCACGCGGACGTGCTGCTGGCCTTGGCCGCCGGCATCAGCCCACGCGACATTGATCTGTCCCGGATCACCCCGGCTGAGTGTGAGGCGGTGACGCCATGA